A stretch of DNA from Candidatus Micrarchaeum acidiphilum ARMAN-2:
GCAAATAGTCACGCATAAGGTCGAGCGCGTTGGCCCTGACAGAATTCTCATAGGCCCTAGTCAGGTCTTTCTCCGAGATTCCAAGGCGCTCTTCGGCCTTGCCGTCAAGTTCTACAATGCCTATCGAAGCATCCCCTACTCTAAACTTCTGGTCCTCTATTGGATTTATCTCGCCTATATACCTGACCATCTTATCCATGTGCTTAGAATAGGAATCAAAAAGCCCATTCATAAGTTCAATGTACAGGTCCGCAAATCCTGAATCCATGATATCCTTGTCCTTATAGAACATGTAGCTTCCATCCGAAAGCTTTTTGTCAAAAGAGACATACCTGGTAGATTTCTCTATATATGATGCAAACCTGCCATCCTCAATAATCTTTGCAAGCAGGTTCGAAACGAATTCGCACGATACCGGAAGGCCTCCGGCCATCTCTTGTATCGAGTCGTCTCCGTAGTCTACCAGCCAAGATTCAAAGAACTCCCGCCCGCGGTTGACATTAGGTAGGAACTCCCTCAAGAGTAGCTCGCGTCCGGTAAATGACGTTCTGCTATACCTGGAAAGAAGCGCTCCTGATTGTTCGGGGGTAAATAAATCCCCAAGCTTCCAAGCAAATATGTTGTCATCAGTATTTGTTACAAATTTGGCTAGCTTTGCTTCTTCATCATCTGAATGTTCGCCAACAACAACTCCATTGTGGCCATCGTAAAATCTCAGAAAAGTTTTTGTTGGCATAAGGCATCAGATATATTTGAAGGTGCAGTTTTAATTGCTTTTACCTATCAGATAGGCCTAATTTTGCAAAATACAAAAGCTTAAATAAACTTTATGTTTAAGCGTGCTTGACGAAGGATTTTAGGGTGATATTATTACGGCAGCACCGGAGAAGATGTGGCTTTTAGAGGAAAAAGAAAGCAATTACAAGGAAGATGGCAAACAAAATGTTATTTCAAAGCTAAAAAAGATGCTCAGATTAAGCCACAGCAAGATGGAAAGCTCTAGCGGCAACTTATCTTTGACAATCGATTCGAAAGGACATGTAAAGAACATTGGAATTGGTGATTCAAATTTCAAAGTTGATGGTAAAAGAAAAGTCAAATTATACTGAATACCAACAAAATATCAATAGGAACTAGCAAAATAATTTCGATGAGGGGCTTATAGGCTTCTGCCAAGAAATTAATTGCCCTTGCTGCCCAATAATGAACGGTATCCGCCTGAACTTCCTAGGGTTTAACCCCAAATCTGATTTTAGCGTATCCTAACCTATTCAGGCGATCCTCTATGTCAGAATAGGATTTGCCGCACAAGGTTCCTCCTGCAAGAAACTCCTCCTGCGTGACATCTGCAAGGCAAAACTCTGGAATTTCAAACGATTGCATGCCATTTTCATTCTTAAATTCAAAGTCCACAAGAATCAGGCCCTTAAGGCTTCCGGAAAAGACATCTATCTCTGCACGCATGCCTTCATATGGGTAGAAGTACCTGGTTTTATGCACCCTTTTGCCCTCTAATAAGGCAAATTCGTCATATTCTTCCTTGGTCAGTCGGATCGTCTGCTCCAGCTGCTTTGACGAATCTCTGCCTAAAACAGGCTCCTTTTTGGTTATTTCGTACCTGTTTCCAGCCTTCCTTATTCTGATGTGTGGGTGGCTAGAAGACCTAGGTATGTAAATGTCAAGCATTTCTTCATGATCGCAGTCGTTTAGTCCTTCAGGTATGTACTTTATCAGGAAAGTCCTTTCCAGTTCAATAGAGTCCACCATAATAAAACCCCCAGGCCATAAATCTATTTAAAACTATGTAAATGCGCCGGCGCGATACATACATCATAAAGATTTGCGCATGCAACTTTAAAAAGCTAAACGAATCAATAATAAGAACTTTGCTTGTAGCATCAAAAAAGGATACAAAAAGTATCACCGGTTGATAAACTATGGCTGCTAAGCATGCACTGTGGCGAATGAAATGGAGCAAGAGATAAGGTTGATAGTAAATGACTTCAAGGATGTAAAAAACCGTATTGTAAGTGCTGGTGCAGTTCTTGAATCTTCCAAAACGCAGTACGATACATACTACGGCAGCATTAGAGCAATGAGGGCTCTCGGAAAGTCCTTCATTCTTAGGGTAAGGAAGTCCGGAAGCTCCAACTTCCTGACATTCAAAGGTGCAACTGGGAAAGAAGGTTATTATGAGGAATACGAAACTAGGATAGCGAATGGTAAAAGCGCGGCAAAAATAATTGAGAGATCCGGCTTCGAAAAGATAATTTTTGTAAAAAAACATAGGGAGCTGTACAGATATAAGAACAGCACAATAAACTTGGATTCTGTAGACGAGCTTGGAAATTTTGTCGAAATAGAAATAATTTCTGAAAAGAACGCAGACAAAAGACTCAATTCAATAATCAAGGAACTGAGACTGGAAGAGTACAAAAGCATAAGGAAGGGTTATGTCTCTTTGCTGCTTGAGAAAAACGGGTCCAAATACCATAAATACATAAAAGAGTAATAATACTGCTCTGGCTTCTCGGCATCCACCAAATAAATTTTAGTACTTAATACAATTTGAACGTTTAATCCTGCAATATTCGCCAGGGCAAGACTGGCATTATCGAGATTAACACCTACGGCTTTGAAAAGGTAAGGGAAAACAAGGGCAAGCTTTGTCAAGAACTTGCTAAGTAAAAATAAAGTGAAGATGCCTGAATATTGCTGCTTTGAGTCTCTTAATAATAAGCGATTTCAATAAAGCCTTACTTTGCTTGGAAATTTAAGCTATGGGCTTTAAGCGTGTAGTCCACGACTTAATATAGAAAATCAGCTTAAACCATTTCCGTGTTTTCATCCTGAGAGTAGTATCTCTGCGGCACCACAGGAGCCACCTCCACCGCCAGTTGAGATCTGCACCCTGTAGTTCTGCGCAGGCAGATAAATGCTACCCCTGCTGGTAGCGCATCTGCTGTTAGTGTAGTTGCTAACATATACCACTCCATTGGCCCCGATTATCTTGAAGGAGACGAAGCCGCTGTTTCCTCCCCCCGCAAATATGTTTACTATGCCACCCTTCCATGTGCATATTGCAAAGCTTGTACTTCTGGTGCTAGAGCTGGAGAGGTTGAGAGTGCCGCAGTTACCAGAGAAGACCTGACCAGACGAACTTGTGATGGTGCTTGTTGATATTGGTATGGTTGTCGTGTAGTGCTGCGACGGCGCAGATCCTAAGAGCGCAATGGTGCTACCATTTATGTAGTGGCAGTATGGGCCGCTGTTATTTGTCTCAAGTACTAGGCATGAATACATGCTGTGGACTGGCGCAAGCCACGCTAGAAGCAGAACGATTATAGCAGCAACCGCAAACGAAACCACGGAATTTCTGAACTCTTTCTTGGAAAGCGTGCTCTTCTGGCCTTCAACCATTGAGAAAAGATTTGTGTTGCTTGTATCTCGTATCATCACATTAACTGGCTTGCCGCGCAGCGTTTCGTCCGTATGTTCCAGGTAACCCGCAGTCGCATAGCTCTGGTCAACTGGTAGGTAAGACTCTATAATGTAATAGTAACCTGCTTTCAGGGCACTCTTTTTGCTGCCTATCGGCACAAAACTGATTCCTGTGCTGCCAGTTATCGCATCAAGGCTTAGGTCTGTTCCGGAGTTTCTGGCATCTTCTAGCATTTTGCGAAGAGAGGCAACGTTATCTGGTACCGCAAGTTTGCTATACTGCGTGGGTCCTATTCCCATATGCTTAATTTTAATTGGCTCCCCGCTATTATCGTATAGCATGTAGGTATTTGCTTTTGGAAGGAAGCCATCCACCTTCTCAAACGGCAGAGCAGTATAGCCCGTGCCGTCTGTAAGATAGGTTGCTTCACCTTTCCAATCCGAGTCCAGAAAATATGTTACTGTGCTCGAATAACTGCCTTGATGCATCGTATAATAGGCAAACAAGGAAACGTCGTAGAATGTACATTTTGCCTTGGCCAGCGGGGCGCTTATCGTGTTTCCACTCTCAGATTCGAGCTTTGCTTCGAGTATGCCTAAGCCTGTTGATGCCGCTTCCATCTTTACGATAGGCGTATTGGCTACCATCATATGAACTGCAAAATACGAGAAACCTAGATATAAAACTCCAATCACTATCATTATCGCAGCGAGGATTAGTACTGGGGGATATAGGAACGTAGTTGAGTTGATTGAATTAGAGTCGCCGCCGCTGAACACCATGCTGCCAATGAATAGAACTATGCCCACAACTATCAGGATTCCAGATATGGTTGCAAAAGCGGAGCTCTTTCTTTTGGCTGTTGGTGCATCGATATGCTCTTGCTGGCC
This window harbors:
- a CDS encoding adenylyl cyclase CyaB, producing the protein MEQEIRLIVNDFKDVKNRIVSAGAVLESSKTQYDTYYGSIRAMRALGKSFILRVRKSGSSNFLTFKGATGKEGYYEEYETRIANGKSAAKIIERSGFEKIIFVKKHRELYRYKNSTINLDSVDELGNFVEIEIISEKNADKRLNSIIKELRLEEYKSIRKGYVSLLLEKNGSKYHKYIKE